In the genome of Podarcis raffonei isolate rPodRaf1 chromosome 17, rPodRaf1.pri, whole genome shotgun sequence, one region contains:
- the MIX23 gene encoding protein MIX23 codes for MAAPSSFLNCEEYAEFQELLRVMRTIDDRIVHELNTTVPTASFAGKVDASKTCKELHQSLAQAHESRERIIKTCIAQASSVVESLQEERRKSLEDTALLKRLRKEQTKLRLMQSELNVEEVVNDRSWKVFNERCRAHYKPPKSQ; via the exons ATGGCGGCGCCCAGCTCTTTCCTCAACTGCGAGGAGTACGCCGAGTTCCAG GAGTTGCTCAGGGTGATGAGAACCATCGATGACAGAATAGTCCATGAATTAAACACCACTGTCCCAACAGCTTCTTTTGCAGGAAAAGTTGATGCTAGCAAAACGTGTAAAGAACTTCATCAGTCG CTGGCACAGGCTCATGAAAGTAGAGAGAGAATAATCAAAACCTGTATTGCCCAAGCTTCCAGTGTAGTAGAATCTTTgcaggaagagaggaggaaatCTCTGGAGGATACGGCATTGTTAAAAAGGCTCAGGAAAGAGCAGACAAAG TTGAGATTAATGCAGTCAGAGTTGAATGTTGAAGAAGTGGTAAATGATAGAAGCTGGAAG GTATTTAATGAACGCTGCAGGGCTCATTATAAGCCTCCGAAGAGTCAGTGA